Proteins encoded in a region of the Agromyces protaetiae genome:
- a CDS encoding LGFP repeat-containing protein: MWQRLVGALAVALVAISASIVGTAAAPAQALSGADFDPGAIISDANFYNGSAMSEAEIQRFLESAVGGRCDNANCLAAYRTATPTRTWSFGTCSTYHGAANESAARIIFKVQQACNLSAKVILVTLQKEQSLVTNRAPSDGVMRKAMGYGCPDTSSCDSTYYGFFNQIFAAGRQLTWYTNPAGSFTSIKVGQVNQVRYHPNAACGTKGVHIKNRATAALYYYTPYTPNAAALANIGGTGDGCSAYGNRNFWVFYNNWFGPTTMPGANEITALWNATGGASGVLGAATSGFITIAEHGGGLGQAFANGSIYWTSATGAQYVIGPIKDYYFARRGAAGPLRYPTSSTQQITAQGGGAGQVFQGGSVYTSGFGTFRVDVPIRDTYWAYAGAAGPLGWPTAELSTSTVKGGGSGQSFQAGAIYSSRSGTWAVLGFERYYASRGNATGALGWPASNPIAMSGGTGQAFSDGSVYQRAGGDAYSVLGAMRSYYFSFGGATGSFGWPIAEQECSGNVCTQRFQNAILRTAPEGASWSSPQIDEAYTAAGGAGKLGAPTSGYLFVREGIGGVARAYQNGSVYSSSSGTFAVSGAIRTRYFASGGAAGPLGWPTGAETCGLAGGGCSQAFAGGTVFSMPGDVARVTTAQFFEAYAAAGGPAGVLGASTSDSIVIPQNGGGHGQAFINGSLFAKNGGAAQAVTGDIRTAYFSRGGAAGHLGFPATAMACSGAGGPCTQGFDFGSIRWTAQGGAVIY; the protein is encoded by the coding sequence ATGTGGCAACGACTCGTGGGCGCTCTCGCCGTCGCGCTGGTCGCGATCTCGGCGTCGATCGTCGGAACGGCCGCCGCTCCGGCGCAAGCGCTCTCCGGCGCTGACTTCGACCCCGGCGCGATCATCTCCGACGCGAACTTCTACAACGGTTCGGCGATGTCGGAGGCGGAGATCCAGCGCTTCCTCGAGAGCGCCGTCGGCGGACGATGCGACAACGCGAACTGCCTCGCGGCGTATCGGACCGCGACGCCGACCCGTACCTGGTCGTTCGGCACCTGCTCGACGTATCACGGCGCCGCGAACGAGTCGGCTGCCCGGATCATCTTCAAGGTGCAGCAGGCCTGCAACCTCAGCGCGAAGGTGATCCTGGTGACGCTGCAGAAAGAGCAGAGCCTCGTCACCAACCGCGCACCGTCAGACGGTGTGATGCGGAAGGCGATGGGTTACGGCTGCCCGGACACGTCCTCCTGCGACTCGACGTACTACGGCTTCTTCAACCAGATCTTCGCCGCCGGCCGTCAGCTGACCTGGTACACCAACCCCGCCGGCTCGTTCACCTCGATCAAGGTGGGCCAGGTCAACCAGGTCCGGTACCACCCGAACGCCGCCTGCGGCACCAAGGGCGTGCACATCAAGAACCGTGCGACGGCCGCGCTCTACTACTACACGCCCTACACGCCGAACGCCGCGGCGCTCGCGAACATCGGCGGAACCGGCGACGGCTGCAGCGCGTACGGCAACCGCAACTTCTGGGTGTTCTACAACAACTGGTTTGGGCCCACCACGATGCCGGGCGCCAACGAGATCACCGCGTTGTGGAATGCCACCGGCGGCGCCAGCGGGGTCCTCGGCGCGGCGACGAGCGGATTCATCACGATTGCCGAGCATGGCGGCGGTCTCGGTCAAGCGTTCGCGAACGGCTCCATCTACTGGACCAGTGCGACCGGGGCACAGTACGTCATCGGCCCGATCAAGGACTACTACTTCGCGCGGCGCGGCGCGGCGGGCCCACTGAGGTACCCGACGAGCTCCACCCAGCAGATCACGGCGCAGGGCGGCGGCGCGGGTCAGGTGTTCCAGGGCGGCTCCGTATACACCTCCGGGTTCGGCACGTTCCGGGTCGATGTACCGATTCGCGACACCTACTGGGCGTACGCCGGTGCGGCCGGGCCCTTGGGCTGGCCGACCGCCGAGTTGAGCACGTCGACGGTCAAGGGCGGAGGCTCCGGCCAGTCGTTCCAGGCTGGTGCGATCTACTCGTCGAGGTCCGGCACCTGGGCGGTGCTCGGATTCGAGCGTTACTACGCCAGCCGGGGCAACGCGACGGGCGCGCTCGGCTGGCCGGCGAGCAACCCGATCGCCATGAGTGGAGGCACCGGGCAGGCCTTCTCCGACGGCTCCGTGTACCAGCGCGCCGGCGGGGATGCGTACTCGGTGCTCGGCGCGATGCGGAGCTACTACTTCTCGTTCGGTGGCGCGACCGGTTCCTTCGGCTGGCCGATCGCCGAGCAAGAGTGCTCGGGCAACGTGTGCACGCAGCGGTTCCAGAACGCGATCCTCCGGACAGCGCCCGAAGGTGCCTCCTGGTCGTCGCCACAGATCGACGAGGCATACACCGCCGCCGGCGGTGCCGGCAAGCTGGGTGCGCCGACGAGCGGATACCTCTTCGTGCGCGAGGGCATCGGCGGCGTCGCCCGTGCCTACCAGAATGGCTCGGTGTACTCGTCGAGCTCCGGTACCTTCGCGGTCTCGGGCGCGATCCGCACGCGGTACTTCGCGTCTGGCGGCGCAGCTGGACCGCTGGGCTGGCCGACTGGAGCCGAGACCTGCGGCCTCGCCGGGGGCGGCTGCTCGCAGGCGTTCGCGGGTGGCACGGTGTTCTCGATGCCGGGCGACGTCGCCCGCGTGACCACTGCGCAGTTCTTCGAAGCGTACGCTGCCGCGGGCGGGCCCGCCGGCGTGCTCGGTGCGAGCACGAGCGACTCAATAGTGATCCCGCAGAACGGCGGTGGTCACGGGCAGGCGTTCATCAACGGCTCACTTTTCGCCAAGAACGGCGGCGCGGCGCAGGCGGTCACGGGTGACATCCGCACCGCGTACTTCTCCCGCGGCGGAGCAGCGGGTCATCTCGGCTTCCCCGCCACGGCGATGGCGTGCAGCGGCGCGGGGGGTCCCTGCACTCAAGGTTTCGACTTCGGGTCGATCAGGTGGACGGCGCAGGGGGGAGCGGTCATCTACTGA
- a CDS encoding glycosyltransferase family 4 protein, producing the protein MLRAVRPLLADLPGARALWTQLRSRRLRAAVARESTATYANGVSTAFTLSAAKLWHLERVRPVVIVLLGPVTERDSDWILRAHEVLRAHILVSERLASEAVPNDDVSTRCDFLGHAEETDLRALLMWVRRHWRACDVWLLDTKNPLPDHWAGVHLQHVAHEYHEDAAIGIVQPALTDGRAVYQGPEYDRAAGGWSGRQRHDRFLQYRIPRYVLGATVHGTLLRADAIDAVDLPSDELEGASFTDQLNVVVRRAWQQNRRTLAFSPVVLAVTEPPVSPAFTDAHRTWLEHRTVTNAAGRRRVIFVLNATSVSGGIRVVFAEAAGLAARGFDVEIWSLQGTPGWIESSVPVTSYRRYEDLLLALRNERAIKVATWWETSDPVFLASVNHGIPVNFVQEFETWFYPDQPWSRSAVATSYRPELLTLTTAQFQRAELAELGVDAALIPVGFDPTTFFVDQAVSRERDVVLAVGRSFFQKNFAMTRRAWDRLGDARPKLLMYGNEPDLVEESPSEYVVRPDDAGVQILYNRATCFVQTSIHEGFGLPILEAMACGCPVITTDAHGNRDFCVDGENCLIVPQDDDVALAGAIRRLLADEALQERLRAGGLRTAERYAWPVVLDELADFYRAVD; encoded by the coding sequence ATGCTGCGCGCGGTCCGGCCGCTGCTTGCAGACCTGCCGGGGGCGCGCGCACTCTGGACGCAACTCCGCTCGCGACGACTGCGCGCCGCCGTGGCGCGCGAGTCGACTGCGACGTATGCGAACGGCGTGAGCACGGCGTTCACGCTCTCCGCAGCAAAGCTCTGGCACCTCGAGCGGGTCCGGCCCGTGGTCATCGTGCTCCTCGGACCCGTGACGGAGCGTGACTCGGACTGGATCCTGCGCGCACACGAAGTGCTTCGGGCCCACATCCTGGTATCGGAGCGGCTCGCGTCGGAGGCCGTCCCGAACGACGACGTCTCGACCCGGTGCGACTTCCTTGGGCACGCCGAGGAGACCGATCTGCGGGCGCTGCTCATGTGGGTGCGACGGCACTGGCGGGCCTGCGACGTCTGGTTGCTCGACACTAAGAATCCGCTGCCCGACCACTGGGCCGGCGTGCACCTGCAGCACGTGGCGCACGAGTATCACGAGGACGCTGCCATCGGCATCGTGCAACCTGCGCTGACCGATGGTCGGGCGGTCTATCAGGGCCCGGAGTACGACCGTGCCGCCGGTGGCTGGAGCGGTCGGCAGCGCCATGACCGGTTCCTGCAGTACCGCATCCCGCGCTACGTGCTCGGCGCGACCGTGCACGGCACGCTGCTCCGTGCCGATGCGATCGACGCGGTCGACCTCCCCTCTGACGAGCTCGAGGGAGCGTCGTTCACCGACCAGCTGAACGTCGTCGTCAGGCGCGCCTGGCAGCAGAATCGGCGGACGCTCGCGTTCAGCCCGGTCGTGCTCGCGGTGACCGAGCCGCCCGTGTCGCCCGCGTTCACCGACGCGCATCGGACCTGGCTGGAACACCGCACGGTGACGAACGCGGCCGGCCGGCGCCGGGTGATCTTCGTGCTCAACGCCACCTCCGTGAGCGGCGGGATCCGGGTCGTGTTCGCGGAGGCGGCGGGATTGGCCGCCCGCGGCTTCGACGTCGAGATCTGGTCGCTGCAGGGCACGCCCGGCTGGATCGAGTCGAGCGTGCCGGTGACGAGCTACCGCAGGTACGAGGATCTGCTCCTGGCGCTGCGCAACGAGCGTGCCATCAAGGTCGCGACGTGGTGGGAGACCTCCGACCCGGTCTTCCTCGCGTCGGTCAACCACGGGATCCCGGTGAACTTCGTCCAGGAGTTCGAGACGTGGTTTTATCCGGATCAGCCTTGGAGTCGCTCCGCGGTCGCGACGAGCTACCGGCCTGAGCTGCTCACGCTCACGACCGCGCAGTTCCAGCGCGCCGAGCTCGCAGAGCTCGGGGTCGACGCGGCGCTGATCCCCGTGGGGTTCGACCCGACCACATTCTTCGTCGACCAGGCGGTGTCCCGCGAGCGGGACGTCGTGCTCGCGGTCGGTCGGTCGTTCTTCCAGAAGAACTTCGCGATGACGCGACGGGCTTGGGATCGGCTCGGCGATGCCCGCCCGAAACTGCTCATGTACGGCAACGAGCCCGACCTGGTCGAGGAATCCCCGTCCGAGTACGTCGTACGTCCCGACGATGCCGGCGTCCAGATCCTCTACAACCGCGCGACGTGCTTTGTGCAGACCTCGATCCACGAAGGATTCGGCCTGCCGATCCTCGAGGCGATGGCCTGCGGCTGTCCGGTGATCACCACGGACGCGCACGGCAATCGTGACTTCTGCGTCGACGGCGAAAACTGTCTCATCGTGCCTCAGGACGACGACGTTGCGCTCGCCGGGGCCATTCGGCGTCTGCTCGCCGACGAGGCGCTGCAGGAACGGCTTCGTGCGGGTGGGCTGCGGACGGCCGAGCGGTACGCCTGGCCGGTGGTCCTCGACGAGCTCGCCGACTTCTACCGCGCGGTCGACTAA
- a CDS encoding glycosyltransferase family 2 protein, which translates to MPSARKLLGPVARRVVRRLPEGARQRLGAANVEQLYRQNTAGLGTPPAFEDRRPVSIVIPSYNDLPYLTACLASIRETCAGFEYEVLIVDDYIEPENTRRLLELQDERTRVILKDRRLGFAGNVNVGMREARYDIVLLNSDIVAKAGWLDALQARAYSSERIGMVSPKLVYPDGRIQYAGTYYARVLAPQWFGHFHVGSPATRPSANVPGYNRSISGACVYIKKPVYDELGGLDEQFWLGFEDVDYGLRAWQSGVRCYYEPAALLVHHESATRGYSQGARELASMRYFWRRWQQLFLTRRLEARPALDYVVSTRAEPLWARYVHEQADAMVALGYDARVHTSDTEDLADEAIVAELAERESVKIATDRRVAETVWVSSLHRGKPLYLLPGMETLTHGDDPALQARIVAGYRPEFDYVAPNRWTADQVRAEAAWEVAHRLVPALTVAPFEAVGEPDASRVCCVGDGGWCEVVDDVADLHGARVTHLRTNRVDDEVLARIAEERPGVIVSSLVEEQPLSVFAFMAGGAAVIAGANDHLRYEVLDGYNALTPVDGESDPLRIALDSVLSDGEIRRELADNGRHSARRFSEGNSPAMARIIEAVAATSV; encoded by the coding sequence ATGCCGTCCGCACGCAAGCTACTGGGGCCCGTGGCCCGCCGCGTCGTCCGCCGACTCCCCGAGGGCGCCCGGCAGCGACTCGGCGCCGCGAACGTCGAGCAGCTCTACCGGCAGAACACGGCCGGTCTTGGCACGCCTCCGGCGTTCGAAGATCGTCGACCCGTGAGCATCGTGATCCCGAGCTACAACGACCTGCCGTATCTCACGGCGTGTCTCGCCTCGATTCGCGAGACTTGCGCGGGGTTCGAGTACGAGGTCCTCATCGTCGACGACTACATCGAACCCGAGAACACGCGTCGCCTCCTCGAGCTGCAGGACGAACGGACGCGCGTCATCCTGAAAGACCGGCGGCTCGGCTTCGCGGGGAACGTCAACGTCGGCATGCGCGAGGCGAGGTACGACATCGTCCTGCTGAACAGTGACATCGTCGCCAAGGCGGGCTGGCTCGACGCCCTGCAAGCGCGCGCCTATTCGAGCGAGCGCATCGGCATGGTCTCGCCCAAGCTCGTCTATCCCGACGGGCGCATCCAGTACGCGGGTACGTACTATGCGCGAGTGCTCGCGCCGCAGTGGTTCGGCCACTTCCATGTCGGCTCGCCAGCGACCCGCCCCTCCGCGAACGTGCCCGGGTACAACCGGTCGATCTCGGGTGCGTGCGTCTACATCAAGAAGCCGGTGTACGACGAACTCGGCGGGCTCGACGAGCAGTTCTGGCTCGGATTCGAAGACGTCGACTACGGGTTGCGAGCGTGGCAGTCGGGCGTTCGTTGCTACTACGAGCCCGCCGCGCTGCTCGTGCACCACGAATCCGCGACTCGGGGCTACAGCCAGGGGGCGCGTGAGCTCGCGTCGATGCGGTACTTCTGGCGGCGCTGGCAGCAGCTCTTCCTCACCCGGCGCCTCGAGGCGCGGCCCGCGCTCGACTATGTCGTGTCCACGCGTGCCGAGCCGCTCTGGGCGCGATACGTGCATGAGCAGGCCGACGCGATGGTCGCGCTCGGGTACGACGCGCGGGTGCACACCTCGGATACCGAGGATCTCGCCGACGAGGCGATCGTCGCCGAGCTCGCCGAGCGTGAGAGCGTCAAGATCGCGACCGACCGGCGTGTCGCCGAGACCGTATGGGTGTCGTCGCTGCACCGGGGCAAGCCGCTGTATCTGCTGCCTGGCATGGAGACGCTGACACACGGCGACGACCCGGCGCTGCAGGCACGGATCGTGGCCGGGTACCGTCCCGAGTTCGACTATGTGGCCCCGAACCGCTGGACTGCGGACCAGGTGCGCGCCGAGGCGGCGTGGGAGGTCGCGCACCGATTGGTGCCCGCGCTGACCGTCGCCCCGTTCGAGGCGGTCGGCGAACCGGATGCCTCGCGGGTGTGCTGTGTCGGCGACGGGGGGTGGTGCGAGGTCGTCGACGACGTCGCCGACCTGCACGGCGCTCGGGTCACCCACCTGCGCACGAATCGGGTCGACGACGAGGTGCTCGCGCGGATTGCGGAGGAACGGCCTGGGGTGATCGTTTCGTCCCTCGTCGAGGAACAGCCGCTCTCGGTGTTTGCATTCATGGCCGGCGGTGCTGCGGTCATCGCCGGCGCGAACGACCATCTGCGCTACGAAGTGCTCGATGGATACAACGCGCTCACACCCGTCGACGGGGAGTCCGACCCGTTGCGCATCGCGCTCGACTCGGTGCTCTCCGACGGTGAGATCCGCCGCGAGCTCGCCGACAACGGACGTCACTCGGCGCGACGGTTTTCGGAGGGAAATTCTCCGGCGATGGCACGGATAATCGAGGCGGTAGCCGCTACATCGGTATAG
- a CDS encoding glycosyltransferase family 4 protein, whose protein sequence is MRIAVVNNFFPPRPGGSSHLADHLARAYAAAGHEVLVLTAMYQNAPAVEERDGFRINRIPAWTLPKTRFAANFDIGFTISPRVKRRVFTLLDEFAPDVIHQHGQFFDLTWLTGWWARSRRVPTLLSVHTRLESPLSRFNSAVYAMADTLLVAPLMRLHRPKVVVMDVLMDRYIRKRYRRSISGTVAIPVGVDPTVMRGGDGEAARSRLGLPTQPLILSVGHVIPQRSRIALVHALPGILERSPEARVVVVGGIYHDEFLKLAERLGVEHAIVTLGARPQREIPDLLAAADLEVHELEGEGFGTASLEALAAGTPVAAAVRPDNFLEFRIDDGEQLFIVPFVSASEEKADPDALAEVVLGILEDPNARERVSAKAQRFVEDHFAIERVAEAHLTTLEGLVRQPRR, encoded by the coding sequence ATGAGAATCGCCGTCGTCAACAACTTCTTCCCTCCACGGCCGGGCGGGTCGTCGCATCTCGCCGACCACCTCGCGCGGGCCTACGCGGCCGCCGGGCACGAGGTGCTTGTGCTGACCGCGATGTATCAGAACGCGCCGGCCGTCGAGGAACGCGATGGGTTCCGGATCAACCGGATTCCCGCGTGGACGCTGCCGAAGACGCGATTCGCCGCGAACTTCGACATCGGCTTCACGATCTCGCCGCGCGTGAAGCGCCGGGTGTTCACGCTCCTCGACGAGTTCGCGCCCGACGTGATCCACCAGCATGGGCAGTTCTTCGATCTCACCTGGCTCACCGGTTGGTGGGCGAGGTCGCGGCGCGTGCCGACGCTGCTCAGCGTGCACACGAGGCTCGAGAGTCCGCTTAGCCGCTTCAACTCGGCGGTGTACGCGATGGCCGACACCCTGCTCGTGGCCCCGCTCATGCGGTTGCACCGACCGAAGGTCGTCGTGATGGACGTGTTAATGGACCGATACATCCGGAAGCGGTACCGGCGCTCGATCAGCGGGACCGTCGCGATCCCCGTAGGCGTCGACCCGACCGTCATGCGAGGCGGCGACGGTGAGGCTGCTCGCTCGAGGCTCGGGCTGCCCACCCAGCCGCTGATCCTCTCGGTGGGGCATGTGATCCCGCAGCGCAGCCGCATCGCGCTCGTGCACGCCCTGCCGGGGATCCTCGAACGCTCGCCGGAGGCTCGGGTCGTCGTGGTCGGTGGCATTTATCACGACGAGTTCCTGAAGCTCGCCGAACGCCTGGGCGTGGAGCACGCGATTGTGACGCTCGGCGCCCGACCGCAGCGCGAGATCCCTGATCTGCTGGCAGCGGCGGACCTTGAGGTGCACGAGCTCGAAGGCGAGGGGTTCGGTACCGCGAGCCTCGAAGCCCTCGCCGCAGGCACTCCGGTAGCCGCGGCTGTGCGGCCCGACAACTTCCTCGAGTTCCGGATCGACGATGGGGAGCAGCTCTTCATCGTGCCGTTCGTGAGCGCGAGCGAGGAAAAGGCCGATCCCGATGCGCTCGCCGAGGTTGTGCTCGGCATCCTTGAAGACCCGAACGCCCGCGAGCGCGTGTCCGCGAAGGCGCAGCGGTTCGTCGAGGACCACTTCGCGATCGAGCGCGTCGCCGAGGCGCACCTCACGACGCTCGAGGGGCTCGTCCGTCAGCCACGCCGCTGA